One genomic window of Osmia bicornis bicornis chromosome 5, iOsmBic2.1, whole genome shotgun sequence includes the following:
- the LOC114880703 gene encoding uncharacterized protein LOC114880703, whose product MAEFSVNVEGVSDNQADRINCLIKEYIELKKMINKYKTSRYYWELHYSTLSINIWSGQIKYTKLQENEARLRTSIIESTKLTDFKEQELKNLIAERGIYFSEQCDSFRIKSTKFTDNFLRAQKEYSVDILSKDIKQYCDEYEKTNKELLELKNKLTKLEIDCGFNCLSLAEENDEILKINAVLIDVRENNNIKLLKIKSAQDMLKGLKNEIKQKKMLTNFFNK is encoded by the exons atggctgaatTCTCGGTAAATGTGGAAGGAGTTTCTGACAATCAAGCCGATCGAATTAACTGTTTGATCAAagaa TATATAGAgttgaaaaaaatgattaataaatataaaacgaGCCGGTACTATTGGGAATTACACTATTCTACtttatcgataaatatttGGTCAGGACAAATCAAATACACAAAACTGCAGGAAAATGAAGCTCGTCTGCGAACAAGTATTATCGAGTCTACCAAACTAACAGACTTTAAAGAacaggaattgaaaaatttgattgcAGAAAGAGGAATATATTTCTCTGAACAATG TGACAGTTTCCGAATCAAAAGTACAAAATTCACTGATAATTTTTTGCGCGCGCAAAAGGAATAT TCAGTAGATATTTTATCGAAAGATATCAAACAATATTGCGATGAATATGAAAAAACAAATAAGGAATTGCTAGAACttaaaaacaaattaacaAAACTCGAAATAGACTGTGGTTTTAACTGTTTAAGCTTAGCCGAAGAGaatgatgaaatattaaaaattaatgctGTTTTGATTGATGTAAG ggaaaataataatattaaattattgaagATTAAATCTGCGCAAGATATGTTGAAAggattgaaaaatgaaataaaacagaagaaaatgttgactaatttttttaataaataa